The DNA sequence GATGGCCGAAGTCGCCGCCACGCCCGAAAACGCGGCGCAGTTCCGCAGCATTGGCAGCGAGCAGGTGGCCTGGGTGGAAGCCCGCATCGCCGAAATTGGCGAAATCGTGCCGCCTCCGAAAGCATTCATCCTCCCTGGCGACACGGTAGGCGGGGCTTACCTCGACCTGGCGCGCACGGTGGTGCGCCGCGCTGAGCGCCGCCTTGCGACCCTCGTGCGCAGCGGTGAGGTCGAGAACCGCGAACTGCTCCGCTATCTCAACCGTCTTTCTTCCCTGTGCTACGCCCTGGAACTGCTGGAAAACCACACCGCGGGCGTCACCCCCACCAAAGCCAAAGAAGGCTGAAATGACGGGCACCCTCATCAACATTGCCACCATCATTCTCGGGAGCACCTTAGGGCTGTTCATCGGCGAGCGGCTGTCGCAACGCACGCGCGACACCGTGGTGGCCGGGCTGGGGCTATTCACCGCGGCCATTGGCCTCCAAATGTTCTTCAAAACCGAGAATGCCATCATCGTCTTGCTCAGCCTGTTGTTCGGTGGGCTGCTGGGCGAGTGGTGGCGTCTCGAAAGCCGCTTAGAGCACCTGGGCGCATGGTTGGAAGCCCGCTTTGCCGGCAATGGCGATAGCGCCCGCTTCATTCAGGGCTTCCTTACCGCGTCGCTGCTGTTTTGCGTTGGCCCGATGAGCATTTTAGGCTCCATTCAAGACGGCTTGCTCGGCGATTACAAACTGCTGGCCATCAAAGCGGTGCTCGATGGCTTTGCTTCCCTGGCCTTTGCCTCTACACTGGGCATTGGGGTGATGTTCTCTATCATCGTGGTGCTGGTGTATCAGGGCGGCATCAGCCTGGCAGCCGCGCAACTGCACGGCTTGCTCAACCAACCCGCAATGATCAACGAACTCACGGCGGCTGGCGGCATCATCCTGCTGGGGCTGGCTATCAGCAGCCTGCTGGAAATCAAACCCATCCGCAGTGGCAACCTCTTGCCCGCCCTTGCCATTGCCCCGCTGCTGGTGTGGCTGGTCGGCGCTGCGCCTCACTGGTGGGCGCTTTTCGTGCAGGTGGTGCGGTGAACTACACAACGAAAATCGATGCCGAAGTGGATGCCGTCGCGTGGGAAGCCTTCCTGCAGGCCCATCCCGATGCCCACATCTTGCAAACAGCGGCCTGGGGCACGCTCAAGTCGGCTTTCGGCTGGTACGCTTTTCGCCTGATCGCGGGCGAAGCCGGCGCGCAAGTGCTCTTCCGCCCGCTGCCAGGGGGCTTTACGGTGGCTTACATCCCCAAAGGGCCAGTTGGCCCCCCCGAAGCATGGGAAACCCTCTGGCCCGAGGTGGATGCGCTCTGCAAGCGGGAACGTGCCGTTTTCCTGAAAGTGGAGCCCGACCTGTGGGAAGACACCCCCACCGCGAAAACGCCACGCGGTTTCCGGGAAAGCCCTCATGCCATCCAGCCCCGCCGCACCCTCGTGGTGTCTCTGACGGGCGACGAAGACGCCATTTTGGCGCGCATGAAACAAAAAACGCGCTACAACATCCGCCTTGCGGCGCGCAAGGGCGTCACCGTGCGCCCCTGGGAAGACATTCAAGCCTTCTACCGCCTCATGGCCGAAACCGGCGCGCGGGATGGCTTTGGCGTACACGCGGCGAGATATTATCAAAAAGCCTATGAACTTTTTCACGCAGAGGGGGCTGTTGAACTCCTGGTCGCCGAGTACGAAGGTGAGCCGCTCGCTGCGCTCATGGTTTTCGCTCGCGGCCAACGCGCGTGGTATTTTTACGGGGCTTCCACCGGAAAACAGCGAAACAAAATGCCCACCTACCTGCTGCAATGGGAAGCCATGCGATGGGCCCGCAGCCGCGGCTGCAGCGAATATGACCTCTGGGGCGTGCCCGACGCCGACGAGGCTACCTTAGAGGCCGAGTTCACCACACGGCGGGAAGGGCTGTGGGGCGTGTATCGCTTCAAGCGCGGTTTTGGCGGGGTGCTGCGCCGCGCCCCGGTCTGGGACCGGGTGTACCGGCCGGTGCTTTACAGCCTCTACCGGGCCTGGCGCTCGTAAACCACGGCAGCGGCGGCTCAGAAAGTCGTGAGCACATTGCTATATAAATTGCCCGTGCTCTGCCCAAACAAATAAACCACCGCGATCACAATCAGCGCCACCAGCATGAGAATGAGGGCGTATTCCAGCAAGCCTTGACCTTTCATGGCAATCGCTCCTTCAAACAATAGGCGTCTCTCTGAACCCGGGTTTTGGATTAGCGCGTTCCCACGAAGTATTACGCAGGGGGCATAGGGGCGCGGCGGCCCTATAATCGGGCAATCTTGGCCTTCAACTGTTCCATTGCCGCGAGAATTTCCTTCAGGCGCTGGTGCAGTTCAGCGGCGCGTTTGTGCTCA is a window from the Chloroflexota bacterium genome containing:
- a CDS encoding cob(I)yrinic acid a,c-diamide adenosyltransferase, producing MSIQKFYTTTGDDGSTGLLGAGRVPKDHPRLEAIGTIDEAGACLGLARAHARAPQTRAFLEEVQRHLYQLMAEVAATPENAAQFRSIGSEQVAWVEARIAEIGEIVPPPKAFILPGDTVGGAYLDLARTVVRRAERRLATLVRSGEVENRELLRYLNRLSSLCYALELLENHTAGVTPTKAKEG
- a CDS encoding DUF554 domain-containing protein — translated: MTGTLINIATIILGSTLGLFIGERLSQRTRDTVVAGLGLFTAAIGLQMFFKTENAIIVLLSLLFGGLLGEWWRLESRLEHLGAWLEARFAGNGDSARFIQGFLTASLLFCVGPMSILGSIQDGLLGDYKLLAIKAVLDGFASLAFASTLGIGVMFSIIVVLVYQGGISLAAAQLHGLLNQPAMINELTAAGGIILLGLAISSLLEIKPIRSGNLLPALAIAPLLVWLVGAAPHWWALFVQVVR
- a CDS encoding peptidoglycan bridge formation glycyltransferase FemA/FemB family protein, which gives rise to MAGRRCASLVGAFRAGGAVNYTTKIDAEVDAVAWEAFLQAHPDAHILQTAAWGTLKSAFGWYAFRLIAGEAGAQVLFRPLPGGFTVAYIPKGPVGPPEAWETLWPEVDALCKRERAVFLKVEPDLWEDTPTAKTPRGFRESPHAIQPRRTLVVSLTGDEDAILARMKQKTRYNIRLAARKGVTVRPWEDIQAFYRLMAETGARDGFGVHAARYYQKAYELFHAEGAVELLVAEYEGEPLAALMVFARGQRAWYFYGASTGKQRNKMPTYLLQWEAMRWARSRGCSEYDLWGVPDADEATLEAEFTTRREGLWGVYRFKRGFGGVLRRAPVWDRVYRPVLYSLYRAWRS
- a CDS encoding pilus assembly protein, translated to MKGQGLLEYALILMLVALIVIAVVYLFGQSTGNLYSNVLTTF